The genomic stretch GACAAGGCGGCGTCGTATGTGGGCAATGCCAACTCGAAGCTGTATCCGACGGTCAACGCCAGCTACTCCTGGACGCGGGAGCTCAATACGGAAAACACGGTCTATCCGCCTTCCATCGGCGGCGCGTGGAATAGCGAGAACACGGTGATGGAGGGCGCATCATGGGACCTCGACCTGTGGGGGAAGAACCACGAGCGGCTGCGCCAGGCGACGTCTGACGAAAAGGTGGCGCAGGCGGAAATGGAGGAGGTGCGGATCACGTTGGCGGCTTCGGTTGCCAGTACCTACAACGAGCTGGCGCGCCTGTACAGGCTGCGCGACATCGCTGCGCAGGAACTCAAAAACCGCGAAGAGATCGGGCGCATCACCAATGGACGGGTTGTCGCGGGTCTCGATACGAACGTGGAAAAGCAGACGGCGACGGGTGATATTGCGACGACACGCTCGACCGTAAGCAATCTTGATGGCCGGATTACAGTCGTGCGATATCAGCTCGGCGCCCTGCTCGGTGCGGGTCCGGATCGCGGATTGGCGATCGCGGTGCCCACGCTCGGGTCGGGTGACGCGGTCGTTCTGCCCGACAGTCTTCCCGCCGATCTCGTCTCGCGCCGCCCGGACATCGTCGCGGCGTTTTGGCAGGTCGATGCCGCAACGCACGGGATCAAGGAAGCGAAGGCCGAGTTCTACCCTGACGTCAATCTTTCCGCGGCAGTGGGCCTCGACGCCTTCGGGTGGGGGCGATTCCTGACTGCATCGAGCCGGCAGATTTCGGCCGGCCCGGCGATCCATCTTCCGATCTTCGATGCTGGCGCACTGCGCTCGCAGCTCAAGGGCCGTTACGCCGATTTCGACTATGACGTCGCCTACTACAACAAGACACTGATCAACGCTTTGTCAGACGTTGCGTCGCAGGTCACGCTCATCCGTTCGACCGATAAGCAACTCGTGGATGCGCAGCAGGCATTTGATGCGCAGAGCCAGGCGTACCGGCTCGCAGTGGTGCGCTACGGGTCGGGTCTGACCCAGCAGCTGCAGGTGCTGAACGCGGACGACAACCGCCTCGCCGCCGAGGAGGCCGTCGCCAATCTGACGATGGACCGCCGGAACTCGCAGGTGGCGCTGATCAAGGCGCTGGGCGGCGGCTTCGAATCGGCGAGTACGGATCTCGCCGCGTCGGCAAGCGCCCCTGGCGCATCGCACGCAGCCGATAAGACGTCCCACTAGTTTCCCCCTATTTCAAAACCCGCGCGTCGCCGGCTGGCTACGCGAACTCAATTTTGCTGGAGTGTAGTCATGAACCAACCCCAATCTTCCGAGAGCCACGGGCAACAGAAAAAGAGCGGCAAGCGCAAGCTCCTGATTGCAACGCTCGTCACGGCCCTTGCTGCGGCCGGCGTCGCATATGGCGCCTACTACGAACTGGTCGCGCGCTATCACGTTGACACCGATGACGCGTACGTCAATGGCAACGTCGTGCAAATTACGCCGCAGGTCACGGGGACCGTGATCGCCGTCAATGCCGACAACACGCAAATCGTCAAGGCCGGCGATCCGGTCGTCATGCTCGATCCGGCCGACACGCGAATCGCGTTGCAGCACGCCGAGGCCGACCTGGGACAGACGGTGCGTCGGGTCCACGGCCTCTATGTCGACGACGATCAGTATCGTGCGGAGATCGCCATGCGCCAGTCTGACTTCTCAAAAGCGCAGGACGATCTGAAGCGCCGTCTCTCGACCGGCATGTCGGGGGCCGTCTCCGAAGAGGAAATCTCGCACGCACGTGATGCCGTCAAATCGACCAGGGCAGCGCTGGATGCCGCGGTGCAGCAGCTAGGCGTCAATCGCGCGCTTACCGCGAACACAACGGTAGATCAGCATCCGGACGTACTCGCAGGCGCGGCCAAAGTTCGCGACGCCTATCTTGCCTATTCGCGCACAACGCTGCCGGCGCCGGTCACGGGCTACGTCGCGCAGCGCTCGGTCCAGGTGGGCCAGCGCGTGTCGCCGGGCACCCCGCTGATGTCCGTGGTGCCGCTGAATCAGGTGTGGGTGGACGCGAACTTTAAGGAGTGGCAGCTGCGTCATATCCGTGTCGGTCAGCCGGTCGATCTGACGGCTGACGTCTACGGCTCCTCGACGGTCTATCACGGCAAGGTGGTTGGATTCACGCCGGGTACGGGTTCGGCGCTGGCGCTCCTGCCGGCACAGAACGCGACCGGCAACTGGATCAAGGTCGTCCAGCGCTTGCCGGTGCGCATCGAAATACCGGCCGGTGAACTCGAAAAGAATCCACTGCGCGTTGGCCTGTCCATGAACGTCGACGTCAATGTCAGGAATTCCGATGGCCCGCAGCTCGGAACCGAATCCAGCTCGACGTACAAGACCAGCGTATTTGCCCGGTATGGCGATGAAGCTGACGCCGCGATCGCAAAAATCATAGCCGCGAACGAATAAGCGGTGCGTCGTGCTGCATCGCGCCGACCCGCTCGTCGCGATGCAGCGATAGTCATTCGACATATGGATTGCCATGTCTACCAGCCAACCGAATCACCCCCCTCTGACGGGGACAAAATTAGCCCTGGGGTCCTTATGTGTGGGACTCGCAGGTTTTATGACGGTGCTTGACTCGTCGATTGCCAACGTCGCGATTCCAACGATCTCAGGTAATCTCGGCGTATCGGGCGACGAGGGCACGTGGGTCATTACGGTGTTTGCCGCCGCCAACTCGGTCGCGATTCCGCTGACCGGCTGGCTGACGCAACGCCTGGGCCAGGTCCGGCTGTTTATCGGCTCGATCCTGCTGTTCGTCGTGGCGTCCTGGCTTTGCGGGATCGCGCCTTCGCTGCCGATCCTGCTGCTCGCGCGCGTGCTGCAGGGCGCCGTAGCCGGTCCGCTGATTCCGATGTCGCAGGCGCTCCTGCTCAGCTCATGGCCAAAGGCCAAGTCGGCGCTGGCGCTGGCGCTATTCTCGATGATCGTCGTCACGGGCCCGATCGTTGGGCCGGCCCTGGGGGGATGGGTGACGGACAGCTACAGCTGGTCGTGGATCTTCTACATCAATATTCCAGTCGGGCTGCTTTCGGCGAGCATGGTCTGGGTGCTTTACCGGGATCGCGATACCCCAAAGAAGAAACTGCCAGTCGACAAAGTGGGCCTGGGACTCCTGATCACCTGGGTGGCGTCGCTTCAGGTCATGCTGGACAAGGGTAAGGACCTTGACTGGTTCTCGTCGAATACGATCATCATCCTGGCAATCGTTGCCGCCGTGGGCCTGGTGCTCTTCGTCATCTGGGAGTTGACGGACAAGAGTCCCATCGTCGATCTGACGCTGTTCAAGCAGCGCAACTTCCTCGGCGGGACGGTGTCGATCGCCGTGGCCTACGGCATCTTCTTCGGTACGCTGGTGCTGTTGCCTCAATGGATGCAGGAGTATCTCGGTTACCGGGCCGTGGACGCGGGTCTCGCAACGGCGCCGCTCGGCATCTTTGCTGTCATCGGTGCTCCGATCATGGGCAAGATCCTGCCGCGCACCGACGCGCGGATTCTCGGCACCTGCGCCTTCATTGGCTTTGCGATCGTGTATTACATGCGCTCGTTTTTCTACACGGACCTGAGCGAAGGCTACATCATCCTGCCGACGCTGCTGCAGGGCATCCCGATGGCGCTTTTCTTCGCACCGCTGACGACCATTATCCTTTCGGGCCAGCCGCCGGAGAAAGTGCCTGCGGCAGCGGGTCTGTCGACCTTCTTCCGGATGTTTTTTGGGGGAATCGGCACGTCGCTGGCAAACGTCGTGTGGAATAACCGGACCATCCTTCACCATGAAATTCTCACCCAGCAGTCCAGTCCGACCAATCCCATGTTCACGCAGCAGATCGGCGCATATCACTCGCTGCTGGGATTGGGGCGGGGAGCGTCGTACGCGCTGTTCGATCAGACGGTCCAGGCGCAGGCGGCAATGATGGGCCTGAACGACGTCTTCTATGGTTCGGCGCTGGTCATGATCGTGATCATTCCCCTGATCTGGATTACAAAGCCGCGAAAGACGGCCGGGGCGAGCGACGCGGCAGCCGCTGCGCACTAATCAGTCCATGAGCCATGGCCCGATGCATAAGGAGCGATTCCGGACACAGGGCGTCGCGGCCAGGTTCAGGGCAGGGAGAAGGCGACGCCGCCTGCTTAGGGTCGAATGCGCGTCGCCGCGGGTTCCTTTGCCCGCTGGATGCGATGGGGCGCGCAAAGGTGCACCACCGGATGCCAAAGGCGTTCCCAAGCGTTCCGCACGGCTTACTGGACGACAACAAAGAGTTCCGAAAATAGGCATTTATTCTGCGTGCCGCAGCCTTTAAACTGAAAGTAGTTGCTGTGGTTTCTATCGTCATACTTGGACTCAACTGTCGATGAAACGGTCCTGTTAGCGCAATGATGCGGCGGTGAATGGGGCGATACGTCGCCATTATTTGTGCCGCGGCGGCATGTCGTTGGCGACGCATCCGCGTAGCGTTGTGATTGAGTCAGAAGGCCGGTTTTGACCGGAGCCGTAAACCAACCCATTGAGGATAGTCTTGAACCTCGCAGTCTATTACCCCGTCTTGTTGTTCCTCATTGTGGGTACCGGTTTAGGCGTAGCACTGGTCAGCATTGGCAAGATACTCGGTCCCAACCAGCCCGATGCCGAGAAAAACGCACCGTACGAGTGCGGCTTCGAACCATTCGAAGATGCGCGGATGAAGTTCGATGTGCGTTACTACCTCGTCGCCATTCTCTTCATCATTTTCGACCTTGAGACCGCGTTCCTGTTCCCGTGGGGTGTGGCCCTGCGCGACATCGGCTGGCCCGGCTTCATGGCGATGATGATTTTCGTGCTCGAATTCCTGCTGGGCTTTGCCTATATCTGGAAGAAGGGCGGCCTCGACTGGGAATGATGGATTAATCGCCGGTTTGCGTGGGTGGCCAAGGCTTGCCGCCCCGTCTGGAGTGGAAAGCAAATGAGTATCGAAGGGGTCTTGAAGGAAGGGTTTGTCACTACTACGGCAGACAAACTGATCAACTGGACGCGCACCGGCTCGTTGTGGCCGATGACGTTCGGTCTCGCGTGCTGCGCGGTCGAGATGATGCATGCGGGCGCTGCCCGTTATGACCTCGACCGTTTCGGCGTGGTGTTTCGTCCGAGTCCGCGCCAGTCGGACGTGATGATCGTCGCTGGCACGCTGTGCAACAAGATGGCGCCGGCGCTGCGCAAGGTCTATGACCAGATGGCCGAGCCGCGCTGGGTGATTTCGATGGGCTCGTGCGCGAACGGTGGCGGCTACTACCACTATTCCTATTCGGTAGTGCGCGGCTGCGACCGGATCGTGCCAGTCGACGTCTACGTGCCGGGTTGCCCGCCTACGGCGGAAGCGCTGGTGTACGGCGTGATCCAGCTGCAGGCCAAGATCCGTCGCACCAACACCATCGCCCGTCAATAAGGCCAACGCCTCCCCCACAATATGGCAAGCAAACTCGAGACCCTGAAAGCGAACCTCGAGGCGGCCTTTGGCGGCCTCCTGCTGAGCACCACCGAGGCAATCGGTGAGTTGACGATCGTCGTGAAGGCGAGCGACTACATCAATGTGGCAACGCGTCTGCGCGACGACCGCTCGCTCGGTTTCGAGCAGCTGGTCGATCTGTGCGGCGTCGACTATCAGACCTACGCCGATGGCGCATACGATGGCCCGCGTTTCGCGGCCGTTCTGCATTTGTTGTCGGTGCAGAACAACTGGCGTGTGCGTCTGCGCGTGTTCGCGCCGGACGACGAAGTGCCGATCGTCGCGTCGGTCGTCGATATCTGGAGTTCGGCCAACTGGTACGAGCGCGAAGCATTCGACCTGTACGGCATCATCTTCGAGGGTCACCCGGACCTGCGCCGCATCCTGACCGACTACGGTTTCATTGGTCACCCGTTCCGTAAAGATTTCCCTGTCTCCGGCTACGTCGAAATGCGTTACGACCCGGAAGAGAAGCGCGTCGTCTATCAGCCCGTGACGATCGAGCCGCGGGAAATCACGCCGCGCGTGATCCGCGAGGATCGCTATGGCGGTCTGAAACACTAAGGGAACGCCATGGCAGAGATCAAGAACTACACGCTCAACTTCGGTCCTCAGCATCCGGCCGCGCACGGTGTGCTGCGCCTCGTGCTCGAACTCGACGGCGAAGTCATCCAGCGCGCCGATCCGCACATCGGCCTGCTGCATCGCGCGACCGAAAAGCTCGCGGAAACCAAAACCTTCATCCAGTCCGTGCCGTATATGGACCGCCTCGACTACGTGTCGATGATGGTCAACGAGCACGGCTACGTGATGGCGATCGAAAAGCTGCTCGGCATCGAGGTGCCGGTTCGCGCGCAGTACATCCGCGTGATGTTCGACGAAGTCACGCGGGTGCTGAACCACCTGATGTGGATTGGCGCGCACGCACTCGACGTCGGCGCGATGGCGGTCTTCCTGTACGCGTTCCGCGAACGCGAAGACCTGATGGACGTGTACGAAGCGGTGTCCGGCGCACGGATGCACGCGGCTTACTACCGTCCGGGTGGCGTGTACCGCGATCTGCCTGACGCAATGCCGCAATACAAGGCGTCGAAGATCCGCAATGCGAAGGCGCTGTCGAGGATGAACGAGAACCGTCAAGGTTCGCTGCTCGATTTCATCGACGATTTCTTCACGCGTTTCCCGAAGTGCGTCGACGAATACGAAACGCTGCTCACCGACAACCGGATCTGGAAGCAACGTCTGGTCGGTATCGGCGTGGTCAGCCCGGAGCGGGCGCTGAACCTCGGCATGACCGGCGCGATGCTGCGCGGCTCGGGTATCGAGTGGGATCTGCGCAAGAAACAGCCGTACGAAGTCTACGACAAGCTCGATTTCGACATTCCGGTTGGCGTGAATGGCGACTGTTATGACCGGTATCTGGTTCGCGTCGAAGAAATGCGCCAGTCCACGCGGATTGTGAAACAGTGCATTGAGTGGCTGCGCAGGAATCCGGGGCCGGTGATGATCGACAATCACAAGGTTGCGCCGCCGTCGCGGGTTGGCATGAAGTCGAACATGGAAGAGCTGATTCACCACTTCAAGCTCTTCTCGGAAGGTTTCCATGTGCCGGAAGGCGAGGCCTACGCCGCGGTCGAACATCCGAAGGGCGAGTTCGGTATCTACCTGATCTCGGACGGCGCGAACAAGCCGTATCGCCTGAAGATTCGCGCGCCGGGCTATGCGCATCTGTCCACGCTCGATGAAATGGCGCGCGGTCACATGATCGCCGACGCTGTGACGATCATCGGCACGCAGGACATCGTGTTCGGCGAAGTGGATCGCTAGGACGTATTCATCAGCGCGCGTCTGCGGATTGCACCGCAGCGCGCGTCAGTCAAAGGAACGCCGGGTCTGTCGCACCATGCAACGCGCGACAGGTTTTCGTTCGGTAGGAATTGAAAGAGTCGTGTCTGAAAATGATCTCAGCTGAAGGCCTGAAAGAAATCGATCGTGCGATCGCGAAGTATCCCGCCGATCAGAAACAGTCCGCCGTGATGTCGGCGCTGGCCACTGCTCAGGAAGAGCATGGCTGGCTGTCGCCCGAACTCATGCAGTTCGTCGCGGACTATCTCGGCATGCCGGCGGTCGCCGTGCAGGAGGTGGCGACCTTCTACACGATGTACGAGACCTCGCCGGTCGGCAAGTACAAGATCACGCTCTGCACGAACTTGCCGTGCCAGCTCGGCCCGGATGGCGGCGCCGACAGTGCTGCTGACTATCTGAAGCAGAAGCTCGGCATCGACTTCGGCGAAACCACGGCGGACGGCAGGTTCACCCTGAAAGAAGGTGAGTGCATGGGCGCGTGCGGCGATGCGCCGGTGATGCTGGTGAACAACCATCGCATGTGCAGCTTCATGAGCCGCGCGAAGATCGACCAGCTGCTCGAGGAGCTTTCGAAATGACGTCTTTACACGATCGTCACATCAAACCGCTGATTCTCGCCGGCCTGAACGGCGACAACTGGCATCTCGAAGACTATGTGGCGCGCGGCGGTTACGCCCAGCTGCGCCGCATTCTGGAAGAAAAGATTCCGCCCGAGCAGGTGATCGCCGACGTCAAGGCATCGGGTCTGCGCGGCCGTGGCGGTGCGGGTTTCCCGACCGGTCTGAAGTGGAGCTTCATGCCGCGCCAGTTCCCGGGGCAGAAGTACCTCGTCTGCAATTCGGACGAAGGCGAACCGGGCACCTTCAAGGATCGCGACATCCTGCGTTTCAATCCGCATGCGCTGATTGAAGGCATGGCCATCGGCGCGTACGCGATGGGCATCACGGTCGGCTACAACTATATCCACGGCGAAATCTGGGAAGTCTACAAGCGCTTTGAACAGGCGCTGGACGAAGCGCGCCGCGCCGGGTTCCTCGGCGACAACATCATGGGTTCGGGCTTCTCGTTCGAACTGCATGCGCACCATGGCTACGGCGCCTACGTCTGCGGCGAAGAGACCGCGCTGCTCGAATCGCTCGAGGGCAAGAAAGGCCAGCCGCGCTTCAAGCCGCCGTTCCCGGCGAGCTTCGGCGTGTACGGCAAGCCGACCACGATCAACAACACCGAGACGTTCGCGGCGGTGCCGTTCCTGCTCGCGATCGGTCCGCAGAATTACCTCGAAATCGGCAAGCCGAACAACGGCGGCACGAAGATTTTCTCGATCGCAGGCGACGTCGAGCGTCCGGGCAACTATGAAATTCCGCTCGGTACGCCGTTCGCGACGCTGATGGAACTGGCCGGCGGCATGCGCGGCGGCAGGAAGATCAAGGCTGTGATTCCCGGCGGTTCGTCGGCGCCGGTGATCCCGGGCGACATGATGATGCAGATGGACATGGACTACGACTCGATCGCCAAGGCGGGCTCGATGCTCGGCTCGGGCGCGGTCATCGTGATGGACGAAACGCGTTGCATGGTGCGTTCGCTATTGCGGCTGTCGTATTTCTATTACGAAGAGTCATGCGGTCAGTGCTCGCCGTGCCGCGAAGGCACCGGCTGGCTGTATCGCGTCGTGCATCGTATCGAACACGGGCAAGGCCGTCCGGAAGATCTGGATCTGCTGAACTCGGTCGCCGAGAACATCATGGGCCGCACGATTTGCGCGCTCGGCGATGCAGCGGCCATGCCGGTTCGCGGCATGCTCAAGCACTACTGGGACGAATTCGAATACCACGTCGCCCACAAGCGTTGCATCGTCGGCGGTCACGCCGGCGCGGCAGCGGCGGCGGAAACAGTGGCTGCCTGAGTGCCCGGATAAGTACACCAGATAGCGCACCAGAACACGTCATCCGCGGGATTCATCGCCTGAAACGGGCGCTGAACAGGCGAACGATTGAGCGGTAACAGGTTAAGGAAGATTGACCATCATGGTTGAACTTGAAATAGACGGCAAGAAAGTAGAAGTGCCTGAAGGCAGCATGGTGATCCAGGCTGCGCATAAGGTCGACACGTACATTCCTCACTTCTGCTATCACAAGAAGCTGTCGATTGCGGCCAACTGCCGGATGTGTCTGGTCGATGTCGAGAAGATGCCGAAGGCGGTGCCCGCATGCGCCACGCCGGTGTCGGCCGGCATGATCGTGCGCACCAAGTCCGAGAAGGCGGTGAAGGGCCAGCAAGCCGTGATGGAATTCCTGCTGATCAACCACCCGCTGGATTGCCCGATCTGCGACCAGGGCGGCGAGTGCCAGCTGCAGGATCTGGCGGTGGGCTACGGCAAGTCGTCGTCGCGCTATAGCGAAGAAAAGCGCGTGGTGTTCCACAAGAACGTCGGCCCGCTGATCTCGATGGAAGAAATGTCGCGTTGCATTCACTGCACGCGTTGCGTCCGCTTTGGCCAGGAAGTGGCCGGCGTGATGGAGCTCGGCATGCTGGGCCGCGGCGAGCATTCGGAAATCACGTCGTTCGTCGGCAAGACGGTCGACTCCGAACTGTCGGGCAACATGATCGATCTGTGCCCGGTCGGCGCGCTGACCAGCAAGCCGTTCCGCTACAGCGCCCGCACGTGGGAACTGTCGCGCCGCAAGTCGGTGAGTCCGCACGATTCCGTCGGCGCGAACCTGGTGGTGCAAGTCAAGAACAACCGCGTGATGCGGGTTCTGCCGTTCGAAAACGAATCCATCAACGAATGCTGGATTTCGGACAAGGACCGCTTCTCGTACGAAGCCCTGAATAGCCCGGAACGCCTCACGCAGCCGATGCTCAAGCAAGGCGGCAAGTGGGTCGAGACCGACTGGCAAACCGCGCTCGAATACGTGGTCAAGGGTCTGAAGGGCATCAGGGGCGAGCACGGCGCGAATGCGCTGGCCGCGCTCGGCAGCGCCCACAGCACGGTCGAAGAACTGTTCCTGCTGAAGCAGCTGGCGCAGGCGGTCGGCACGCCTAACGTCGACTTCCGTCTGCGTCAGTCGGATTTCTCCGCACCCGTCAACGGTGCGCCGTGGCTCGGCACCTCGATCGCCGATCTGTCGAACCTCGACGCCGCATTGGTGATCGGTTCGGATCTGCGCCGCGATCATCCGCTGTTCGCCGCGCGTCTGCGTCAGGCTGCCCGGAGCGGTACGAAGCTCACGCTCGTGCAGGCCACCAACGACGATGCGCTGATTCCGCAGGCGCGCCGCGTGGTTGCCGCACCGTCGGCATGGCTCGACGCACTGGCGGGTATCGCCGGCGCGGTCGCGGAAGCAAACGGCGCGGCACTGCCGGAAGCCTTCGCCGGCACCCAGCCGACGGACACCGACAAACAGGTCGCGAAGTCGCTCGCCACCGGCGCACACCGCGTGGTGCTGCTCGGCAACGGTGCGGTCCGTCATCCGGACTTCGCCGCGATTCACGCGGCGGCGCAATGGATTGCGGACGCGACCGGTGCAACGCTGGGTTTCCTGACAGAAGCCGCCAACACGGTCGGCGCGCATCTGGTGAACGCATTGCCGGGCGAGGGCGGTTTGAACGCTCGCGAAGTGTTCAGGCAACCGCGCAAGGGTTATGTACTGCTGAACGTCGAACCCGAGTTCGACACGGCCAATCCGGCGCAGGCTTTGGCCGCGCTGAAGCAGGCTGAAATGGTCGTCGTGATGTCGCCGTTCCAGATCGGAGCCGACTACGCCGACGTGCTGCTGCCGATCGCCCCGTTCACGGAAACGGCCGGCACGTTCGTCAATGCCGAAGGGACGGTGCAGACGTTCAACGGCGTCGTGCGCCCGCTCGGCGACACGCGTCCGGCATGGAAGGTTCTGCGCGTCCTCGGCAGCCTGCTGGGCGTGCCGGGCTTCGAATTCGACACGTCGGAAGAAGTGCGCACGGCAGCCCTCGGCGATGGCGGGATCAGGTCGCGTCTGTCGAACAGGACGGGCGTCACGGTTGCACGCGGCAAGGCAGCGAAGGCAGCGGAAGGCAAGTTCGAACGTATCGCCGACGTGCCGATTTACCACGCCGACGCGCTGGTGCGCCGCGCCGAGTCGCTGCATCTGACGGCAGCGGCACGTGCCGCGAATTCGGCCGGTCTGCCCGCTGCGCTGTTCGACAAACTGGGTTTGAAGGAAGGCGACGCCGTGCGCGTGCGCCAGGGCGAGCAATCGGTGCAGTTGCCGGCCGTGCGCGACGCGAATCTTGCGGAGACGGTCGTCCGCGTATCGGCGGCTACGCCTGCCGGTGCAGCGCTGGGCAGCCTGTTCGGTGAACTGCTGGTGGAGAAGGCGTAAATGAGCTTGTTCGATACGATCAACTCGGGCGGCACCCAGCTTCTCGGTGTGGCATGGCCCACGGTGTGGGCACTGGTGCGCATCCTGGTGGTGGCCGTCGTGATCCTGCTGTGCGTGGCGTACCTGATTCTGTGGGAGCGCAAGCTGATCGGCTGGATGCACGTGCGTCTCGGCCCGAACCGCGTGGGCCCCGCAGGCTTGCTGCAGCCGATCGCCGACGTGCTGAAGCTGTTGCTGAAAGAAGTGATCCAGCCGGCCCAGGCGAGCCGCTGGATCTACATGATCGCGCCGATCATGGTGGTGGTGCCGGCCTTCGCGGTGTGGGCGGTGATTCCGTTCCAGGCGGGCGCGGTGCTCGGCGACATCAACGCGGGTCTCCTGTACGCGATGGCGATTTCGTCAGTCGGTGTGTACGGCGTGATCCTGGCGGGCTGGGCGTCGAACTCGAAGTACGCGTTTCTCGGCGCCATGCGCGCGGCCGCTCAGATGGTCTCGTACGAAATCTCGATGGGCTTCGCCCTCGTCGTCGTGCTGATGACCTCGGGCAGCCTGAATCTGTCGGACATCGTGACGTCGCAGGAGCGCGGCATCTTCGCCGGCTACGGCTTGAATTTCCTGTCGTGGAACTGGCTGCCGCTCCTGCCGATGTTCGTCGTGTACTTCATCTCGGGCATCGCCGAAACGAACCGTCACCCGTTCGACGTGGTGGAAGGGGAGTCGGAAATCGTCGCGGGCCACATGATCGATTACTCGGGGATGGCGTTCGCGCTGTTCTTCCTCGCCGAGTACATCAACATGATCGTGATCTCGGCATTGGCTGCAACACTGTTCCTCGGCGGCTGGAGCGCACCGTTCGGCTTCCTGTCGTTTGTCCCGGGCATCGTATGGCTCGTCGCCAAGGTTTTCCTGCTGCTGTCGGTATTCATCTGGGCGCGTGCCACGTTCCCGCGCTATCGCTATGACCAGATCATGCGTCTGGGCTGGAAGATTTTTATTCCGGTTTGCGTGGTGTGGCTCATCGTGGTCGGCTTCTGGATCATGTCGCCGTTGAATATCTGGAAATAAAGGGCGGATGAACCCATGACCGCAATCCAAAACTTTTTCAAGACCTTCTTCCTGACGGAGCTGCTCAAAGGCCTCGCGCTGACCGGACGTTATGCGTTCCAGCGCAAGATCACGGTGCAGTTTCCGGAAGAGAAGACCCCGATTTCGCCGCGTTTCCGCGGCCTGCACGCGCTGCGCCGGTATGAAAACGGCGAAGAGCGCTGCATCGCCTGCAAGCTGTGCGAAGCGGTGTGCCCGGCGCTCGCCATCACGATCGAATCGGAAACGCGTGCGGACAACACCCGCCGCACGACGCGTTACGACATCGACCTGACCAAGTGCATCTTCTGCGGTTTCTGCGAAGAGAGTTGCCCGGTCGATTCGATCGTCGAGACGCACATTCTCGAATATCACGGCGAAAAGCGCGGCGACCTGTACTTCACGAAGGACATGCTGCTGGCCGTGGGCGATCGCTACGAAGCGGA from Paraburkholderia phytofirmans OLGA172 encodes the following:
- the nuoE gene encoding NADH-quinone oxidoreductase subunit NuoE, which codes for MISAEGLKEIDRAIAKYPADQKQSAVMSALATAQEEHGWLSPELMQFVADYLGMPAVAVQEVATFYTMYETSPVGKYKITLCTNLPCQLGPDGGADSAADYLKQKLGIDFGETTADGRFTLKEGECMGACGDAPVMLVNNHRMCSFMSRAKIDQLLEELSK
- the nuoF gene encoding NADH-quinone oxidoreductase subunit NuoF, whose product is MTSLHDRHIKPLILAGLNGDNWHLEDYVARGGYAQLRRILEEKIPPEQVIADVKASGLRGRGGAGFPTGLKWSFMPRQFPGQKYLVCNSDEGEPGTFKDRDILRFNPHALIEGMAIGAYAMGITVGYNYIHGEIWEVYKRFEQALDEARRAGFLGDNIMGSGFSFELHAHHGYGAYVCGEETALLESLEGKKGQPRFKPPFPASFGVYGKPTTINNTETFAAVPFLLAIGPQNYLEIGKPNNGGTKIFSIAGDVERPGNYEIPLGTPFATLMELAGGMRGGRKIKAVIPGGSSAPVIPGDMMMQMDMDYDSIAKAGSMLGSGAVIVMDETRCMVRSLLRLSYFYYEESCGQCSPCREGTGWLYRVVHRIEHGQGRPEDLDLLNSVAENIMGRTICALGDAAAMPVRGMLKHYWDEFEYHVAHKRCIVGGHAGAAAAAETVAA
- the nuoG gene encoding NADH-quinone oxidoreductase subunit NuoG, encoding MVELEIDGKKVEVPEGSMVIQAAHKVDTYIPHFCYHKKLSIAANCRMCLVDVEKMPKAVPACATPVSAGMIVRTKSEKAVKGQQAVMEFLLINHPLDCPICDQGGECQLQDLAVGYGKSSSRYSEEKRVVFHKNVGPLISMEEMSRCIHCTRCVRFGQEVAGVMELGMLGRGEHSEITSFVGKTVDSELSGNMIDLCPVGALTSKPFRYSARTWELSRRKSVSPHDSVGANLVVQVKNNRVMRVLPFENESINECWISDKDRFSYEALNSPERLTQPMLKQGGKWVETDWQTALEYVVKGLKGIRGEHGANALAALGSAHSTVEELFLLKQLAQAVGTPNVDFRLRQSDFSAPVNGAPWLGTSIADLSNLDAALVIGSDLRRDHPLFAARLRQAARSGTKLTLVQATNDDALIPQARRVVAAPSAWLDALAGIAGAVAEANGAALPEAFAGTQPTDTDKQVAKSLATGAHRVVLLGNGAVRHPDFAAIHAAAQWIADATGATLGFLTEAANTVGAHLVNALPGEGGLNAREVFRQPRKGYVLLNVEPEFDTANPAQALAALKQAEMVVVMSPFQIGADYADVLLPIAPFTETAGTFVNAEGTVQTFNGVVRPLGDTRPAWKVLRVLGSLLGVPGFEFDTSEEVRTAALGDGGIRSRLSNRTGVTVARGKAAKAAEGKFERIADVPIYHADALVRRAESLHLTAAARAANSAGLPAALFDKLGLKEGDAVRVRQGEQSVQLPAVRDANLAETVVRVSAATPAGAALGSLFGELLVEKA
- the nuoH gene encoding NADH-quinone oxidoreductase subunit NuoH, translated to MSLFDTINSGGTQLLGVAWPTVWALVRILVVAVVILLCVAYLILWERKLIGWMHVRLGPNRVGPAGLLQPIADVLKLLLKEVIQPAQASRWIYMIAPIMVVVPAFAVWAVIPFQAGAVLGDINAGLLYAMAISSVGVYGVILAGWASNSKYAFLGAMRAAAQMVSYEISMGFALVVVLMTSGSLNLSDIVTSQERGIFAGYGLNFLSWNWLPLLPMFVVYFISGIAETNRHPFDVVEGESEIVAGHMIDYSGMAFALFFLAEYINMIVISALAATLFLGGWSAPFGFLSFVPGIVWLVAKVFLLLSVFIWARATFPRYRYDQIMRLGWKIFIPVCVVWLIVVGFWIMSPLNIWK
- the nuoI gene encoding NADH-quinone oxidoreductase subunit NuoI, which translates into the protein MTAIQNFFKTFFLTELLKGLALTGRYAFQRKITVQFPEEKTPISPRFRGLHALRRYENGEERCIACKLCEAVCPALAITIESETRADNTRRTTRYDIDLTKCIFCGFCEESCPVDSIVETHILEYHGEKRGDLYFTKDMLLAVGDRYEAEIAANKAADAPYR